The DNA region TTGTATTTTTGTATACAAATTAATCTTCCTGCTATTTTTTTAAATTATGCCCATTTCTTTTCTTAAAGTTTTTATTGATTCGGTTGATAAATATTCATCATAACCATATTGACGATCTAAATATCCTTGTGGTGTGATTTCAATAACGCGATTACAAACTGTTTCTAATAATTGATGATCATTCGAACGCAAAAGCATCGTTCCTGTAAATGAAATCAATCCATTATTTAATGAGGTTATTGATTCTAAATCCAAATGATTGGTTGGTTCGTCAAACAACAATACATTTGCACCACTTAACATCATTTTTGAAAACATACATCTTGCTTTTTCTCCCCCAGAAAGAACATTAGCTTCTTTTTGTGTTTCTTCGCCCGAAAATAGCATTCTTCCTAAAAATCCACGAATAAAGGATTCGTCTTGATCTTTAGAATATTGTCTTAACCAGTCGACGAGATTATCATGTGTTTCAAAAAAACTGTTATTATCTTTCGGGAAATATGCTTTACTAATAGTTATTCCCCATTTTATTTCGCCTGCATCGGCTTCCAGCTCACCCATTAAAATTTGCATAAGTGCTGTTTGGGCCTGACCATTACCGCCGATTAGTGCTACCTTATCACCTTTATTAAGAGTGAACGTTAAATCTTTAAACATAACTTCACCATCAAGAGTTTTTGTTAAACCAGTTACAGCAAGAATTTCATCTCCCGCTTCACGATCAGATTTGAAATTTATGTATGGATATCGTCTTGTTGAAGGTTTGATGTCATCTAATTCAATTTTTGCAAGTAATTTTTTGCGAGAAGTTGCCTGCTTAGATTTAGAAGCATTCGCACTAAACCGTTGAACAAACGTTTGCAACTCTTTTATTTTATCTTCTTTTTTCTTGTTTGCATCCTTAGCTAGTTGCAAAGCCATTTGGCTAGACTCCTGCCAAAAATCATAATTACCTACATAAATCTGCACATTGGCAAAATCAAAATCAGCAATATGAGTACATACTTGATTTAAAAAATGCCGATCATGTGATACTACCAAAACAATATTAGGAAATGATGCTAAAAAATCTTCTAACCATGCAACTGAGTCATAATCTAAATTATTTGTTGGCTCATCCAGTAATAATATATCGGGGGTCCCAAATAAAGCTTGAGCTAAAAGAACTCGAACCTTTTCTTTACCACTTAATTCTGCCATTTTTTTCTCATGCAAATCGACACTTACACCTAGTCCTGATAACAATCTAGCGGCTTCCGTCTCTGCTTCCCAACCATTTAAATCCGCAAATTCTCCTTCTAGTTCAGCAGTGCGCAATCCGTCCTCATCATTAAAATCTGGTTTAGCATATAAAGCATCTTTTTCTACCATAATATCATATAATCTTTGATGCCCCATAATAACTGTCTTTAGCACTTCAAACTCGTCAAAAGCATTTTGATCTTGCTTTAAAACAGCAATACGTTGTCCTTTATCAATAACAATTTCACCAGAGCTAGCTTCTGTTTCTCCAGCTAATATTTTTAAAAATGTCGATTTTCCAGCACCATTTGCGCCGATTAGCCCATAACAATTACCCTCTGTAAATTTCACATTTACATCTTCGAATAGTACCCTTTTACCAAATCTGACTGTCAAACCTTGGGTTAATATCATTTATAATTACCGCCTTTATTTTAAATACAACTATGAAATTTTATCATAATCTTAATTACTAAGTCAAATATCTAGCCTATAATAAAGTATAACTACAAACAATGAAGCCACCTTACATTAGATTTATATCTATTGCAAGGTGGTTTCAAAATATTATCCCTTAAAATTTTATTTAATTTTATCTAAACTAATTCCCAATGCTTTAGCCAATCTTTCCCCATAATCCATATCAGCTTTCAAGCAGTTACTTATATGTCTAATTTTAATCATCTCGGGAGCATCGCCCATTGCTCTAGCTGTATTTTCACATAATAATTCTTGTTGTTCTAATGTCATTAAACGATATAATAATCCCGGTTGCGTATAATAGTCATTATCATCTGCTCGAAAATCCCAATTATCTGCCTCGCCTTGAAGTTCTAGTGGCGGTTCTTTAAAAGCTGGTTGTTCTTGCCATTGTCCATAACTGTTGGGCTCATAAGCAATTTTAGAACCAGCATTTCCATCCACTCGCATTTGCCCATCACGATGATAACTGTTTACATAGCACTTAGGAGCATTAACAGGTATTTGATGATGATTTACACCTAATCGATAGCGTTGAGCATCTCCATAAGAAAACAACCTGCCCTGTAGCATTTTATCTGGAGAAAATCCTATGCCTGGCACTATACTTGCTGGG from Succinispira mobilis DSM 6222 includes:
- a CDS encoding ABC-F family ATP-binding cassette domain-containing protein; protein product: MILTQGLTVRFGKRVLFEDVNVKFTEGNCYGLIGANGAGKSTFLKILAGETEASSGEIVIDKGQRIAVLKQDQNAFDEFEVLKTVIMGHQRLYDIMVEKDALYAKPDFNDEDGLRTAELEGEFADLNGWEAETEAARLLSGLGVSVDLHEKKMAELSGKEKVRVLLAQALFGTPDILLLDEPTNNLDYDSVAWLEDFLASFPNIVLVVSHDRHFLNQVCTHIADFDFANVQIYVGNYDFWQESSQMALQLAKDANKKKEDKIKELQTFVQRFSANASKSKQATSRKKLLAKIELDDIKPSTRRYPYINFKSDREAGDEILAVTGLTKTLDGEVMFKDLTFTLNKGDKVALIGGNGQAQTALMQILMGELEADAGEIKWGITISKAYFPKDNNSFFETHDNLVDWLRQYSKDQDESFIRGFLGRMLFSGEETQKEANVLSGGEKARCMFSKMMLSGANVLLFDEPTNHLDLESITSLNNGLISFTGTMLLRSNDHQLLETVCNRVIEITPQGYLDRQYGYDEYLSTESIKTLRKEMGII